In Geminicoccaceae bacterium, a single window of DNA contains:
- a CDS encoding peptide ABC transporter substrate-binding protein — protein MIKRHLRGFALAAALLLGSTAMVRAEMVYHRGNTAEPETLDQHLTSTIYESNILRDLYEGLVIDGADGSVQPGVAESWSVSDDGLVYTFKLRDDAKWSNGDPVTADDFVFSYRRILDPATGAKYADVLFPIAGAKMFNSGEGRAEDVGVKAVDSRTVEITLASATPYFLQLLTHQTSLPVHPGTVQSNPQDFTKPGVMVSNGPYMLDEWVPNSHIKSVRNPNFHDADTVAIDTVYYYPTEDRSAALRRFEAGELDSNNDGPVEQMDYMREKLGDTLRIAPYLGTYYYTVNTDKAPFDDVRVRQALSMVIDREFLAHDIWGDTMVAGYSLVPPGIDNYGEPAYFSYKDTPLLDREDQAIALMKEAGFGPDHPLEVDIRFNTSENHQKTATAIADMWKPLGVETTLTNADTKTHYAILRDRGDYDIARAGWIGDYNDPQNFLFLLESDNTGLNYARYQNPEYDALMHEAAATVDLDVRAGILKQAEEIFSRDVPYIPLLYYGSISLVSDRLKGWEDNLRNVHPSRFMSIGE, from the coding sequence ATGATCAAACGGCATCTGAGAGGCTTTGCGCTGGCGGCGGCCCTGTTGCTCGGTTCGACGGCCATGGTTCGGGCGGAGATGGTCTATCATCGCGGCAATACCGCGGAACCGGAAACGCTCGACCAGCACCTGACGTCCACCATCTATGAATCCAACATTCTGCGCGACCTTTACGAGGGGCTCGTGATCGACGGCGCGGATGGCTCGGTGCAGCCTGGCGTGGCCGAAAGCTGGTCGGTGTCCGACGATGGCCTCGTCTATACGTTCAAGCTGCGCGACGATGCGAAGTGGTCGAACGGGGATCCGGTGACGGCCGACGATTTCGTGTTCTCCTATCGTCGTATCCTCGATCCTGCCACCGGCGCGAAATATGCCGATGTGCTGTTTCCGATCGCCGGTGCGAAGATGTTCAACAGCGGTGAGGGGCGTGCGGAGGATGTCGGTGTAAAGGCCGTCGATTCCCGGACGGTCGAGATCACCCTGGCGAGTGCGACCCCGTACTTCCTTCAGTTGCTGACCCACCAGACCAGTCTGCCGGTGCATCCGGGCACGGTGCAGTCCAATCCGCAGGACTTCACCAAGCCGGGCGTGATGGTCTCAAACGGCCCCTACATGCTGGATGAATGGGTGCCCAACTCGCATATCAAGTCCGTGAGGAATCCGAATTTCCATGATGCCGACACGGTCGCCATCGACACCGTCTACTATTACCCGACGGAGGATCGTTCCGCCGCCCTGCGCCGTTTCGAGGCCGGCGAACTGGACAGCAACAACGACGGTCCGGTCGAGCAGATGGACTACATGCGCGAGAAGTTGGGGGACACGCTGCGTATCGCACCCTATCTCGGCACCTATTACTACACCGTCAACACCGACAAGGCGCCGTTTGACGATGTCCGCGTCAGGCAGGCCCTGTCGATGGTCATCGACCGCGAATTCCTCGCCCATGACATCTGGGGCGACACGATGGTCGCGGGTTACAGCCTGGTGCCGCCCGGAATCGACAACTATGGCGAGCCGGCCTACTTTTCTTACAAGGATACGCCACTGCTCGATCGCGAGGATCAGGCGATTGCTCTCATGAAGGAGGCGGGTTTCGGTCCCGATCATCCGCTTGAGGTCGACATCCGCTTCAACACCTCCGAGAACCACCAGAAGACCGCCACCGCCATTGCCGACATGTGGAAGCCGCTGGGTGTCGAGACGACGCTTACCAATGCGGACACCAAGACCCATTATGCCATCCTGCGTGATCGCGGCGATTACGACATCGCCCGTGCGGGCTGGATCGGCGATTACAACGATCCGCAGAACTTCCTGTTCCTGCTGGAAAGCGACAATACGGGACTGAACTATGCCCGTTATCAAAATCCCGAATACGACGCCTTGATGCATGAAGCCGCGGCGACTGTCGATCTCGACGTCAGGGCGGGAATTCTCAAGCAGGCGGAAGAGATCTTCTCTCGCGACGTCCCCTACATCCCGCTCCTGTATTATGGTTCAATCAGTCTCGTTTCCGACAGATTGAAGGGTTGGGAAGACAACCTGCGCAACGTCCATCCCTCCCGGTTCATGTCGATCGGCGAATAA